CACGTCTCAAGGAGGTCAGGGTTTTTTTGATCGAAAAGCTGTGTAGTGTGTGGGCACTTCCAAAGAATGTGCTCCATGCCTGTGCATTCGTGTTTACATAGGACACAGCCAGCATTGGGGAATTTTCCGGAGTATATGCGGTTGAGCTGCACTTGGTTTTGAAACGTTCTCATTTGTAAGCGTCTCCAGTCTACTTCTTGTGACCTATATAGTTTAGGGTGGGGTTTTGGATGTATCTCCCTTTGTTTATAGTAGTGAGCCAATATGTCGAGGAAGGTGAGAAGCAAACTGAAGATCGGTTTCCCTGAGGTAATGAGGTGGGTGTTCCCAGCCGCCGATGGTGAGTTCGCGGGCGGCAAGTGGGCCTTTTCATTCAGGTTTGGTGGGGGGGTCTTGGAATCCtcttcatcttcgcccatgtgcGCCCGAATTCATTTCAATTACGTCTTCTGAGTAAGGCTAGCGCTATGGCCACTTCCGCAGCTTTTGAGTGCCTGGTTTTTATTGAGCTGGACGACACTACCATTCCTTTCGTGTCGATCGCCACGGTCATGAAAGCTTCCTTCCCGGTGTACCTGGCTGTATCCACGAATAGGGAGCTCTCGTTCTTTTCATGGTTTTTCAAGATTGCTTTCGTGCGGCAGTTTCTCCGTTCCACATTGTGTATCAGGTGCATGTTTTTTAGTAGCGGATCAGTGATAATTTTGACTCGGACATGTGTGTCGAGCATTTTTTCGGGACCCCTCATTCCATGGTAATTGATGTTCAATTTGTCCATAATTTCTCTGCCGGCCCATGTGCTGGAGAGCCTTTCAAGTTCGgctatttgttcatttatttattttatttatttatacaatactgcaggccacaaatgggcccaagcaggagtgggggtTCAGCTTTACTTATTTCGGCCCAACGTGTTGTGGATCCCCTATTGCAGCAATCTTTCATTGCTGGTGTACGGTGGGAGACGTAGGGCTGATTTGTATGCCTTACGTATGAGAGCATTTATCTTGTCCTTTTTTACTTTGTTCCACCGGACGAAGGCTGCAATGTGATATGGCTTATTGCGAAGGCATGGACCATGCATACAACGTTTCGTTCGTTAATGCGTTTCCTTCTGTTAGTGACTCTTTGAAATAATTGAATTGCTGCCATGACTTTGTTATTGAGGCGCACTATCGTCTTCTTGTTTGTACCTTTGTACTTTTGGCACGCCTGGGATGAGCATGCCACTCTTGGTGGTCAGAGTGATGCCTTTGATCTGAAAAATAGAAGTTCCCTTGGGTGGACTTCCCAGCTTTCTGGGGCGGTACAGCAGGAGCTCTGATTTCTCAGGAGAGCACTGTAGCCCAGTGTCAGTTAGGCAGCTTTCCACAACCTCGACCGCCTCCTGGAGTCTTGCCTCTATTTGTCCAGCGTTTGTGTTCTGAGTTGTCTAAATCGTTATATCGTCCACATATATCATGTGATTGATTCCTTCCATGTTGTTAAGCTTTCGGGGTAGTCCAATCATTCTCAGGTTGAAAAGCATTTGGGAGATAACACAACCTCGTGGGGTACCCGTGCTTCCCATGTCGACTTGTATGCTTTCTTTTTCATCTAGTTTAATCCGAGCTTTTTTATCCGTGAGAAAGTCCTTGATGTAATTGTATGCCCGCTCACTTTGATTGAGTTGTATCACTCTCTCTAGGATGGTCGAGCGATGATcactgtcgaaagctttatttaAGTCATACCCTAGGATGGCGCGGACTCCCCATCCTGGTACGTCACTCACTTATTCTTTTATCTGAATCATGGCATTTGGGTCGACAGCTCTGGTCTGAAGCGGATTATGGAGCTGGGATATGCTTTAGTAGCTTCCAAATGCCCTTTGATTCTATTAAGGAAAGCATGCTCCATAACTTTACTGCCACACGAAGTAAGAGATATTGAACACATATGCTGGATGGATGAGGCTTTCCGGGCTTAAGGATGAGGACCACATCCGACTTTTTCCACTCATCCGGTATTTTGCCATTCATCCAACACTTGATGTAATCTGTGAGGTGTTTTACTGCCTGATCGTCCAGGTTCCGGAAAATTTTGTTGCATACCATGTCAGGCCTGGGGGCTGATTTGGTCTTGAGGTTCTTCAGGACAGCTCTGATTTCTTGTTCTGAGTAGTCCCTATCCAGATTTTCATTAGATGAGCCCTCGTACTCCTTGTGATTGATTCCCGGAGGTCTCGCAAGGTACTTTTGGACAATATATTCTCCCATTGCTTTCATGTTGCCCTTGTATTGGTGCTTGATCTTAGTCATCTCGGCTCTCGATGCTGCCGTAGTCTTGGCTGGATCGAGTAAGTGTCTGAGAATCATCTATGTCTTGCTCGTGTTAATGTTCTTGTCCATAGTCTCACACACCTAGTTCCATTCCTGGTTGCAAAGCTGTGCACAGTGTTCTTCTATTTGCTTGTTTAGTTGTGTGATTCTTCTTCTCAGATTTCTGTCGTGTTTTTGTGCTTGAAGCCGCAACTGGATTGATTTCTTGGCTTGCTTCCAGTGTGCCATTGTGCTGTTTACCCTTGGCTGCTCGTCCTTTTCTCAGTTCTTCCATTCTATGTTAATAGTGGCCTATCCGACGTCTTCTAGTAGTTCTTTATTCCATTGCTCAATGGTCATGATCAATGGTCAAGATTCCGGTACCCTTCTTTTCAAGAgacacttcatatatatatacaaggtgCCCAATTTTTCCAACACAACTTCTCCGCCATCTTTTGGGAGGTTCGTTGTTATCTTATCCTCACCggtggctttgcctctttgcattccttctagggctttccttacttccccagTCGtcactggtaggatgtcgaatttctCTAGACTATTATTGTTTCTCATGATTTCATtctggttgttttggcttctgtacagctctctgtagaactcctccgcaaTCTCGACTATCCTGTCCATATTGGTTATAagtgacattgccttccttgttccttgatgcatacatctgatttttgcctatgcacagtTTTGTCTTTGCTGCTTTTAGGCTTTTgctgctttttacagcctgctcaattctctctatgttataccttctgatttCAGCCACCTTACGCCTATTCCAAAGCGCCCCTAGCTCTATATTGtcagttgcatttgaggctttcatggtttgtcgtctcttaaatGAGATTTTTcatctcctgagatagtttgccagtgttctgtctagtgactgtacctcacACTTCCATtacacactctttgatgatactggtaagattatcgttcattgtttCAATGCTAACGTCACTTACCTCGTTTAgtgcctcgaatctattctgaagcgaaactctgaatttctgtactttccctctcgctgctagctcattaattggcttcttgcatattaGTGTATGCCTTTGCTTTTtcaaatctaggtgaatacgagctcttaccattctatggtcactgcatcggatcttgccaactacaTCTACATCttgtacaatgcctgggtgtgcacacagaatgaaggtTTATTCCATATTtaggactcgcttgctggatttcgtgccgaccggttgtgcgcccgcgcgctccgcgcgcttgcgaccttcggcatcaccgtagctctggccgactgggctcgcccaacgccacctcctgccaccgacgaccttcgacgacagtgaagctctgacttactggacctgctctacgccatctacagacgccgacaacatctctcacAAGTGTattccgtcctcggactccagtgaccgtgcttccatctttcctgtctctcctatcccctcagtttgttgttgcttcttcctcctcttttctatacctttacttctaccctttttatccctcctcacccccatcccttgtgagccctgtggcggtgtcgctcactgaagcagacaattacggggctcacttttctcttcctttctctttattaAGAACCACTCGCATTCCATATTTAGTTTTGCAATTAGGACTtcgccatgtccacttacggttagcctGTTTATTGTAAAAGGTATTCAAGATCGATTCAAAAATTATTGCGATCTGCGacctctactaataactccccctggCTTTTCTAGAGTCGATGCGGTATTCCTCCAATTCATGGTCACCGGCCTGTTTCTTGCTTACTTAGGCATTACAGtcgcccatcagaatagtatactgtgtctttactttattaatggctgactccACGTCTTCATGGAAGCGTTCAGCCGTATGATTATCATGGCTAGATGTACGTgcataggcctgtaccaccttcatcttgtaccttttgttaaacttaattatgatacttgccatcACCTCATCACAGTtcgagttctcagagtgcagtttattaATCTAAAAGAActtattgtttctctttagtgtatCTTTACGTGTGAAGATTGAAAATGGGTTTCTAACATGCCGAAGCTCACGTTTTTTTATAACAACGCCTCCCCTCCCCCTCCTTAGCTAAAGTAGTCAGAAATTCGGACAGACCCCCGCATGCCGTTTTAACCGAGAAGGCGCCGCTGATGCTGTATGCAATAGTTCCCTGAATTATTCAGGGGCTTTATGTATGCACTGTAATCGCCCCCACCGTCCCCATATATTCCGCCGTGTGAATGCTTTTCTGACGTGTTTCTGGCATCCGTGCGTCGAGGCGCGCAACTTGCCGCAAAGAGCTTCGTCATACGCCGTCGTCACTGTCGGCTTGGTATGGCAAGCGCGGCAGCGACCAACGTTTGGCACAACCGCGCCGTGTCGAGGACTCAAAAATAGAGCAGCAGCACTGCAGCAACACGTCGCCGTCGCGCAGTTTGTCTTTGGGCTTGTCGCACCGTGCTTGGGAACGTGGCGGCTTGACGGCCGTTTCATTTCTCTGGGCCTCATTTGCACAGCGCGACGCTGTGTGGCGACGGCAGCCGCGGAGGTCTTGTTGCAACTGTGCGTGACGTTCTCAAGTCAGGTTTGCCCTAGCGAAGCGCGTGGCGGCTGCTTCATCATAGTGGTGGCACGTGCATACATGTTGTGAAGTGACTTTGAAaggggaaaaaggaagaaaaaaaagcgcagttgCGTTGCTGcctctctcaatggagggcacctccacagttctgcgcagggaaTGGGGGAATGGGACTTAAAGAGACAGAAGAAAGCGGTATGAGAAGGGTGGTGAAAAGCATTCAATCGCTCCTATTACGTACGCGCGCAAGAAACCCAACGCGGCAGACGCGATACACCGAAAGACCGGCGAGAAGCCGGGGTCGAGATGATGTACCCGGgaagggaaagaaagagagagaggaaaggaaGGAAAAACCCACTGGACAAGTGGAAAGAAGTTAGGGCGCTCCCGAACTGATAGAGGAGGGGAGAGATTGTCTGCTCTGACGGCGAAAGGCGCTACGGGCCGACGAAGGATaggaagaagggaaaaaaaaaaaagccgtcaaGCAGCTCGGAGCTTTACGGAAACAAAGTCACGTGGGACTCCGAGCAGGCGTGGTGTAGCGTCGCACGAAAGAATTGACTTTGAgttaggggaaaaaaaaagacgaaataaGCGCACGCGCGCAAGAAGATCGGTATGTTACTCGCAGTCGACTGGGACTACCACCAAGAAGGCCAGCGGTACCGAGATGTGCACGTTTTAAAACGGGCCAGAGTAGAATTCACGATGTGCAGGCGGTTCGTTCAGGGAAATACCAAACCGTGCGGCAAGAGCCTCGAAGGTGAATAGGGACACAACAGCGAGATTGCGCTCGTGGGAGCCAACCGGTAGGGCACTGAGGATGTCGTTCCTGGTTTGGATGTCAGGTTGCTGCGAGGTCGAGGTAGCGGGCCCAGTCGTCGTCGCGACGTTACGGCGAGACACGGTTTGGTTCGTCTGTTTCGCGAAACGCGATCAGCACTGTACGCGCCAGCTTGTtttggtgcatttttttttttttttgaaaacgtgtGAAGTCTGCATTGGCTGACAAAGTGTCATTCCGTCGACTACATTAGTGTCGCTTTAAACACTGCCAAAGCTCACAAAATTTTTGCGTTATTTTACCTCATTCCACGAGAATTGATATGTTCAAGTTTTCCTTGCTGCCTCATACGATTATCGACTGGAACAAGTTTGCTGTCAATGTATTTGTTAATTGTGAGTCAGCTTCACTTTTTCAGCGTCGTTTGGAGTTGACTCGTACGTAGTATTGTTTTTCATAATATTTTATATTGTCCTTTAACATTCCGCGAGGGCTTACAGTatagtaaataaataaagctCACTCATTCAAAAAAACAAACATGTAACTGAGCTGATGGCAACAATACTCAAGAAACTAAACTCACGCAGTGCTTTAGCTAAGCTCATTTCCTAACCGCTGTAACAGTGCGGCCACACTCATCGCCTTAACCTGTACGACGGTCGGCGCGGCGCCTTGTATACTTTTCTGCGGCAGCGTTGCTCAGCAGCAACTTGTTCCGGTTGTTGCCGGTTTCCCGGTCGTGATATCATTTCATTTAGCCGAGCAAAATTAGCCATAATAAGGCAAACCTTGTCGCGGCTGATCATTGGCTCGTGTGATGACTCGTAGTTGGTCCTCGATGTTTGAGCTAAGCAGTGCGGTCTCCCACTGCCCCTTAGTTGACGGCCGTGTACGCCTTATCGGTAAATCACCTATACTTCTCACGATGGCATTATGCAttatcagcagcagcctgactgcTCCCGCTGTAGGATAGATGTCTCTTCCACGTTTTTCCATGTTGTCCAAATTTCTTAATCTCCAAGGAGGCAGTGAAGGCAAGAGAGTTCCTGGAATGAAGAGACATCCCACCAAAGGTTGAAGCGGAACTTTTACTGCCGTACACCGTTTCGAACAATTaacctttcttcctcctcctcgtcGTCTATCCTTTACATCTCCCTCTGACGTACTTGAATTTTCCTTCTCTTTCCATGTGTTGATTAATATTCATGCCCAGGGATTATATTGGCTTATTTCTGCATGTCCTGCCCGTGCCTTCTCTATTCTGATGTGTCCCTCACAAAATTTGTGAAACGCTATGCTAACAAGCGTGTGTTTCCTGACCCACTCCTCTTTTGTTCTTTGcggcaatttttttaacgtggctCGCTGCATCGTCCCCAGATGTGGTGACGTCACGTTTGAGAGTCACCAAATTTACGCGTGCAACTTTTGCTTGCGCTGACGGACTTGCAGCCTTCGTGTGGATTCCTTGCGATGCAAGGACACTGATACAGTTGTAGTTTTTTTACTGTACGGTATATAGTGCATACGATGCCTGAGAAACTCGTGCACTCACTGGCTTGCTAGGTTTTTGGGAAGTATTTCTATACGTCTTGAAGGTTTGTGGCCGAATCTCATTAGGTGACGTACAGCTGGACATACGTATACAATTGTTATATGGACCTATACGCTCGTGGAAGGCGTTGTCCAGTGCTAATGTACGTGTGTGCCCGCGCTGCTATTTGACGCAGAGTGCAAAAATACATCTTACGTGTTTGCATATGTGCAGCTCGAGCAGCGGCAGCGGCTCCCGTGAACGAAGAGACTGGGCAGGGTAAAGACGCCGAGGAGCCTGAACTGCAGCTGGGAGCAGCCGGAAAGTTGGAAGAACCTGACAGACCGCCGCAAGCAGCCGACAGCGGTTGCGTCGAGGTCGTTATGACAACCGTCGACGACGAGGACTTGGAGGATGGAGAAATCGTAGACTAAAGGTTGAACAAGTTTAATGGACACAATAAAAGACAGTGACAAAAAAAGTAAAGGAACAGTGAGGGGCGGAGCAGCCGAATTTTGGGTGGTCTGCTTGAGCTCAGGAGGGCGCCAGGCAGGCGCTGCTGCGGCCATAGAAGCCGCGCGTGCCGTCTGGGCCCCGGGGCTGGCGAAGCACGGGCCCCAGCCCGTCGGGGCGCTTCTTGACCCACAGACCGGCAACGCTCACGTCACCCTGGCTGTGGGACTTGTGTCGGGGGGCCAGCAGCGGCGACGAGGGGCGCGGGGAGCTGCAGGCTGCGCCGCCCGGGCCAGGCACTCGGACGCTGCGGTTGGCCCTGCCGCCGGCGGCCTGTCCGCTGCGCTGGCAGTCGCCCTCTACGGCGGCGGCGGGTGTACCGCCGCCCAGCGGAGGCACACCCACCGCCGCCGGCAGGGAGAGTGGCAACACGCGCAGCAGAGGGCTGGCCTGCCGCACGGCAAGACTGGCTGCCTCGTGGTGCTCGAACTCGACGACGGCGGCGGAGCAGCCGCTGGCTTCCGGGTGTCGCTGGAGGAATCGCTTGGCGCAGGGCGGCACGGGTCCGCCGGGTCGCAGCAGGCGCAGCAGCGAGATGGGCCCGCAACGTGAGAAGATCTCCGCCACCGCCTCGACGGTGACGCGGTCCACCAGGGGGAAGGCGACCACGGTGCGCGAGGGCGCCGTCTCGTCGTGATCGGGCAGTGGTTCGCGGCGGCGCACCTTCGTGCCCTCGGCGTTCACCTCGAGCCGCGTGGACGACGAACGCAGCGCCTCGCGCACCAGCTCCCAGTTCTTGGTCAGGCTCTTGACCTTTCGGAACGAGGCCATCAGCTTGAGGCTCACGTAACCCTCCCGGTTGCGTCGAACGTGCTTGAGCAGGAACGAGTCGCGCAGGATGTTCTCGTCCGAAAAGTAGTACTCGATCTGGGCCACGATGCGCTGCGTCAGATCTTCCTCTTCCTCGGCGGAGCCGTTGAGCGAATCGAGGCCCGAGTCCTTGTCGTGGTTATCCTCCTCCTCCCAGGGCTTCTCGTCGGCCGTGCCCATTGCTGGTCGCTGCGCGATGACCGGTGGCTGATTCCCGAACGCTGGTCTCTGCGGCCCCGCTCGTCCTCGTCGCCTCCCGCCACGCTACTGCGGCTGCCCAATGGATGCTGCAGTCCCGGCCGCTGCCGGTTATAACCCCtccgtcgtcgtcgtcttccttgCTCGCGCCGGCTGCCCCCACGAGCTCGTATCAGTGGCGCGGGATTCACGCGCTCGTCCTCTGTTGAGCTCTGACCGCGTTGCCTTGTTTTGGCAAGGCCCCGAACGAGGAAGAAAATGTTCTGCACGTGAGTGCCATTGTTAATTGCAATAAGCGTTGTGTAAGAAATTTTTATTATAAGGTACAATGTGACCAATCCTCCTTGTGGGTATGAGACAAGATCTTCTGGGCGACAAGACAAGCAACGTTCGAGTAGTCGATGAGAAAACGCGCCCGGggccgctgtttttttttttttttcaaccctaTGACACGTACCCACTTCGGGAATCGACCGAGAATGCTTAGTTCAAATCGAAATTTTCggcgttttcttcttcttctcctgtaaTTAATTTGTGCATATGTTTCTACGGTGACGTAAATCATGGGGGCGGGGGGATGCCCCTTTCTAGTGTTCCTCCTTGAGATTTGACTTGCCAGTGAAGGACTGCGCAATCTCCATGTGAGAGGCTCCGAAATCGGAAGCCCTTAGAGTACAAGCCCATCCCATTATCTTGTTCCATCCTTCTCCACTCGTTCTTTGCGTTAAAAGAGACAGCTACCAACTCACCCCATTTTTTAATCCATGCTCTCTTTGAAATGCTACAGGGGCTGCAAGTTATGCTAGGTTTTGAAATGCTAATAAAGAATTCCTTACGGTAATTTATGTCAAATTTGTTGAAAACCATTCATGATGAAGTGTAAGTGCAATTCCCTTGGCTCACCGGTCAGCCTATATATGCTTTGCAAGAAAGATTGGACAAGTAAATAGTGGGAAGCTTTTTGGAACAGCAGATATACACGATGGGTATGAAAGTGCCAGAAAAATTCTACGttgtgggaatcgaggctagcccgCCGCCATTGCGCGGGCTTTGTCGCCTATTCCTGCGGTTCTCATGTCCTAACATGGCTCCTCTCCTCCGTGGTCCGTCAGCTCTGGGGGAGCGAGAGTGACGTTGACATCTCGCCCGGATGTCGACCGTGGCGCTGCGCTCGAGTCTTCGGGACGTATCGCGCGCGCGCGCCGGGATTCAAGACCTCTCCGGGACGTCCTATCGAAGGGTGAGCACATGTTTCTTTCCGTCTGTCGGCTTCCTTTGTTTGGAGCTCGCTCGGGCTTCGTCAACAGCGCCCGCGGCGAACGCTTaaggttggtgcacaccggcgactagcagcggtcgcgcgaccattcgcgactggcgaccaaaaagcgactgatgttcacaccgacagaggctgcatgcgagcgaccggaagtcgcaaaaccggagagtcacgtccggatctcgttatgagcgagaactcctgagaccggcgcgatcagctgatcgccgccagctgagtccgttctcgcacagcgttcccaacagcgtcaagttcgattcaagcgaagaacaagacaatTTCAAGGTGCTGATgcactgtgccatggtgtcagcgctggcatcacagatgcctccaaagaaaaaaaaagccggtagtggatgtgaccatcctttcgatcgcgggagttgaccggccatgcaagccgcctgccttcagagctgcgctgacacgacgaggagtatttccgagagtcgtacgtattcagaaaccatCCTTGAATTtcccttgacttgccacagcctacaatgcagcacaaatgcgtctcgaacgtggagtcttaagtcgttgccaaggcatgaagtacaaacgcgttccaaacacgctgcgttgaatgcgctgacaagtcaagttcaagacaaaaaaaagtttccgaatacggggaaaagacagtgcacaatttattttctctttactttgacggtgtttagcttcttgcgaatgccaccacgtaaattcgacactttgctcgagttgctgcggcccgccatctccaagccaagtattccgtggtggccatggtgccacaaacccagaggaacgcactcgtttgtatctggcggcaggaagccagcgcaatgaaaaaaaaattgagcatcgctgattggttaagcagctttgcgactgcagtcgcgcgactgaaaaatcggtcaagaagcgactggccaacgcagtcgctttgcgaccgtttgcgaccgttcgcgactggttgcgaccagtcgcaaatggtcgcgcgaccgctgctagtcgccggtgtgcaccagcctttacctTTCGTTGCCTTTTTCGAACGCTATCGGCCGAAGAGCGGTGCGGTGGATTCGCGCGTGGTCCTATACTCTGCCCCCTATCTCTCAAAGCCAACGCGAGCGGACTTTGCCCTCGCTCACGTGATCGGGTCATGTTGCCCCTGATGGCGAGAGCGTGCAGCATAGTCGCGAGGGCCCGTATTCCTCAGTGGCATGTCACCGTGAACCTTCTTGCCtacgaagacgtgctcgcggcacccttCGTGTTGTACTTTTCGCCCGTGGCGGGATAAGCCTCGTTTGCTGTCCCGCCGACTTTTGCAATGGGTGCTGTACTGAGTGTTTGGTGTTGCCGTAGGCAAAAAAGTGTTGCGTCTTGTTTAAGAGCAGTACCACGGCCgctagataaaaaaaaacgcaaaattcGGCCTGCTGCGTGCCGCCGAAGCGGCGGGATGGGCCTAGTTCGCCTCGCGCCCGCTGTGGCGCCATCGCTCCTCCTATAAAGGAAACGCTTTCACGCGCATTTCTATGCGGGACAGTAGGCCGTAAATAACGCGTTTCGTAGCTGCACATCATTGTTTCGATTTTTAATCGTTATTAGAAGTGCATATTGCACCACATATGGGAACAGTTTGCACTAGGAGGGCCAATAATTCGTTGAATATAGGCCTCAATGAATGCTGCCCGTTCGCTTTACCTGAACTCTAAATAAGTGTTCTATTGCGAAAATAATTGTCCGTAGCTTTACTTCGTCCTTCAAGACGAAGCAGTCAACTATGCAAGCACTGAGGGCCCGGACGCCCTTTATTCTGAAATTAGATTTTCCTCTGTTACAGGCAATATTGCAACTGCGGCCGGTTGGGTAGGTTGGTAATAATGACTCGGTTGCCAAATCAGTTGCACATAAATTACGTTATTTATTGCGTCATCAGCTGGATTCGTTCGCCGGCGTTTCCTGGGCTGGGTGTTGTTCTTTTGCAGGTAGTGCTGATAACCACCAAACACAGTATGGACCACCGTTGGATGCAAAAGCATAATTTTAAAGATTTTGATCGTCATTCTCAGTAATATATAAAGAGCACACGACCGACCACTCACTCGGCTTCACTTGCTTCCTCTCCCTGGCGGCCCTTGCCGAGAAATATACTCCAGCCAGGCATCCCGACGCTGTAGATCGCATGGGAATTTATGGTACTGCAAGGTAACGTCTCTTCCTGCGTTCGACTTGCACAGTGGCACACAACAGCTCCGTGGCATCACACCGCTAGAAAACACGATCCACTACAAGCTCGCGCACAGTAAACACCGCACTCTAGCACAGAAAACGTGTCTAGCTTCCCACACACACGGTCACACAAAGCAGTGGTCGTGCACGAACAAGCCACACGACAAAGCACACAAACGGTCATCAATCCTGCGGCGACCCCAATGCTGCATGCACCGGCGTCTACTTTGCGTACGGCAGCAATGACGTTCCCTAGGTGATAGAATTATTCTACAGCCAGGCATCACGATGCTGTAGATTTCGGGCGAATTCGTGGTACTGCAAGCTAGCGTCTCTTCTCGCGTTTGACTTGCACAGTGGTACACACAGCAGCACAATATACTTGTTGCATCAcaccgctaaaaaaaaaaaaaacatctgcacACGCGCACACTATAAAAACTGTCCTCAAACACGGGAAACATAAGGTATACTGCCCCACACAtgataggacaaaaaaaaaaaaaggcagatcccacgtacagtgggaatcgatgatatgcgaatcacgaat
Above is a window of Rhipicephalus microplus isolate Deutch F79 chromosome 1, USDA_Rmic, whole genome shotgun sequence DNA encoding:
- the Achl gene encoding la ribonucleoprotein translational regulator Achilles, coding for MGTADEKPWEEEDNHDKDSGLDSLNGSAEEEEDLTQRIVAQIEYYFSDENILRDSFLLKHVRRNREGYVSLKLMASFRKVKSLTKNWELVREALRSSSTRLEVNAEGTKVRRREPLPDHDETAPSRTVVAFPLVDRVTVEAVAEIFSRCGPISLLRLLRPGGPVPPCAKRFLQRHPEASGCSAAVVEFEHHEAASLAVRQASPLLRVLPLSLPAAVGVPPLGGGTPAAAVEGDCQRSGQAAGGRANRSVRVPGPGGAACSSPRPSSPLLAPRHKSHSQGDVSVAGLWVKKRPDGLGPVLRQPRGPDGTRGFYGRSSACLAPS